One region of Persicobacter psychrovividus genomic DNA includes:
- a CDS encoding sulfatase-like hydrolase/transferase — translation MAQQTQNVVLVTLDGLRWETLYRGLDQQILKDKQSTSSPENMVEKFGGDRVESRAKIFPWVWSTAVQQGQLYGNRDRNAFCSVTNPYAISYPGYSEMITGYGDPRVDSNAKVDNPNISVFEVVNKTKKFKNKVAVFGSWERYPEIFNSKRSHIFVNAGFTKFESDNFTDQQLFSMQDKLTGPCGCCRQDALTFALAKSYIKQHQPRLLQVSFNLTDEYAHAGSYNRYIEMAHNSDLMIGQLWDFMQNIKQYKGKTTFIITTDHGRGMSPKSSWRDHGVSALPDAANTWMIVLGPDTKTTGEMIDTEIHTNQIAATIAQLLKVDYQPPFEIGAPISSAIQ, via the coding sequence ATGGCACAACAGACACAAAATGTGGTATTGGTTACCTTGGATGGTTTGCGCTGGGAAACGCTGTACCGAGGTCTCGATCAGCAAATTCTGAAAGACAAGCAATCGACTTCCTCTCCCGAAAATATGGTGGAAAAATTTGGTGGTGATCGAGTAGAGAGTCGGGCAAAAATTTTCCCATGGGTATGGTCTACGGCCGTTCAACAAGGGCAACTTTATGGCAACCGTGATCGCAATGCCTTTTGTTCAGTAACCAATCCTTACGCTATTTCCTATCCTGGTTACAGTGAAATGATTACCGGTTATGGCGACCCGCGTGTAGATAGTAATGCCAAAGTGGATAACCCTAATATCTCAGTTTTTGAGGTCGTTAATAAGACTAAAAAATTCAAGAATAAGGTGGCCGTATTTGGTTCTTGGGAACGTTATCCCGAAATATTTAACAGCAAAAGAAGTCATATTTTTGTAAACGCTGGCTTTACCAAATTTGAATCCGATAATTTTACTGATCAGCAACTCTTCAGCATGCAGGATAAGCTTACAGGCCCATGCGGATGTTGTCGCCAGGATGCACTGACTTTCGCGTTGGCAAAATCTTATATCAAGCAGCATCAACCAAGATTGTTGCAGGTATCTTTCAATTTAACTGACGAATATGCACATGCAGGCAGCTATAATCGCTATATTGAGATGGCACATAATTCTGATCTGATGATTGGGCAATTATGGGATTTTATGCAAAATATCAAGCAGTATAAAGGTAAGACCACTTTCATCATCACCACCGATCACGGCCGGGGAATGTCGCCTAAGAGCTCTTGGCGCGACCATGGCGTAAGTGCGTTGCCTGATGCCGCCAATACATGGATGATTGTGTTGGGCCCTGATACAAAAACTACCGGTGAGATGATCGATACCGAAATTCATACCAATCAAATTGCAGCAACTATCGCTCAATTGTTGAAAGTTGATTATCAGCCTCCGTTTGAAATTGGTGCTCCGATCTCCAGTGCTATTCAATGA
- a CDS encoding beta-N-acetylhexosaminidase, producing MKKLLLGLLFVATMGCNQQPIHAPEILLTPEPVSLHTLDGASLQQKTEIRYQQDDSQKDEGYQLVINNGVATIRSKDERGKFYAQQTLKQLQFAQDGKAYLPNCEITDYPRFGYRGFMLDEARHFFGKQTVKLLLDYMAANKLNKFHWHLTDDQGWRIEIKKYPKLTQVGGFRAGTQVGWKPDIFDCETDGKRYGGFYTQEDIKEIIAYAAKLHIDVIPEIDMPGHMMAAMTAYPELGENKDYKVRQYWGIAHEVLDVSKPETVQFAKDVLTEVAQLFPYQTIHIGGDECPKEQWKKSKSCQALMKKLNLPHEEDLQAWFMKTMEKHVKQYGKSIAGWDEILDGNISNTATVFKWRFWTKEDNAVVGARRGNPVIQCPNNRTYFDHYATAEKDKYEPLGFPAVTPIDRIYNWNPMPAALEPQYQDKIKGVAGNLWTEYVTSEKTLCIRVFPRMQVLAEVAWSPQQNRKVGKMNRKLSKLFKTLDAAGVPYNEIYIQKGHELIAGK from the coding sequence ATGAAAAAACTACTATTAGGTTTATTATTTGTCGCAACAATGGGCTGTAATCAGCAGCCCATACACGCGCCCGAAATCCTGCTTACCCCTGAGCCGGTGAGCCTTCATACACTCGATGGTGCAAGCCTTCAGCAGAAAACTGAAATTCGCTATCAACAAGATGATTCCCAAAAAGATGAGGGTTATCAGCTTGTTATAAACAATGGGGTAGCGACGATCAGGAGCAAAGATGAGCGGGGAAAATTTTATGCCCAACAAACCCTGAAGCAACTCCAGTTTGCACAAGATGGAAAAGCATATTTGCCCAACTGTGAAATTACCGATTATCCCCGCTTCGGTTATCGTGGATTTATGCTTGATGAGGCACGGCATTTCTTCGGAAAGCAAACCGTAAAACTGTTGCTCGATTATATGGCGGCCAATAAACTGAATAAATTTCATTGGCACCTGACGGATGATCAGGGGTGGAGAATTGAGATCAAGAAATACCCTAAACTGACACAAGTGGGTGGTTTCCGAGCGGGCACACAAGTGGGGTGGAAGCCTGATATTTTTGACTGTGAGACTGACGGAAAACGCTATGGAGGGTTTTATACCCAGGAGGACATCAAGGAAATTATTGCCTATGCGGCCAAGCTGCATATTGATGTGATTCCAGAAATCGATATGCCCGGACACATGATGGCAGCCATGACTGCCTACCCGGAGCTGGGGGAAAATAAAGATTACAAAGTTCGTCAGTATTGGGGAATTGCCCATGAAGTGCTTGATGTTTCAAAACCTGAAACTGTGCAGTTTGCCAAGGATGTACTGACAGAAGTGGCGCAATTGTTCCCTTATCAGACGATCCATATTGGGGGAGATGAGTGCCCGAAGGAGCAGTGGAAAAAGAGTAAGTCTTGCCAGGCTTTGATGAAAAAGCTGAACTTGCCGCATGAGGAAGATTTGCAAGCATGGTTCATGAAAACCATGGAAAAGCATGTCAAACAATATGGTAAATCTATTGCTGGCTGGGATGAAATTCTTGATGGTAATATCAGCAATACCGCAACGGTTTTTAAATGGAGATTTTGGACAAAAGAGGATAATGCTGTGGTTGGTGCACGTCGAGGGAATCCGGTAATCCAGTGCCCGAATAACCGTACTTATTTTGACCATTACGCCACTGCTGAAAAGGACAAATATGAACCGCTTGGTTTTCCAGCTGTAACGCCTATTGACCGAATATATAACTGGAACCCGATGCCCGCAGCGCTTGAACCGCAATATCAGGATAAGATTAAGGGGGTGGCCGGAAACCTGTGGACCGAGTATGTAACCTCAGAAAAGACCCTTTGTATTCGAGTTTTCCCTCGCATGCAAGTATTGGCGGAAGTTGCCTGGAGTCCTCAGCAAAATCGTAAAGTTGGAAAGATGAACCGTAAGCTGAGCAAGCTTTTCAAAACCCTCGATGCAGCAGGTGTGCCCTACAATGAAATCTATATTCAGAAGGGGCATGAATTAATTGCCGGAAAATAA
- a CDS encoding FUSC family protein, with amino-acid sequence MNFTTKLKTYLVSHLRFNKTDNQWHTQLFYALSLSLPFVIGIYFQQLQVAILVVVGMLTIFLKSMKASLPEKMRQVFLSGVLLSAFFGLGVQLGPYKGVLFLIIPPVIYLIYKLAYWARFKSPGQFFIFIAFMVGTYSRIDETNYQLILISIGYILTGTFFAMLGSYIYHYLACSKMTEKTISEPINWQYVGALAIIVPVAFLAGDGIADIRPYWAPISAFSVLEGMEFSHISQRLMNRLTGTFIGLLISPAILELMTSPIMAMIIFSLSVFFLVFFLFRNYLLTMVVATPVTLIICSANQTVIGPLTQELMQERLFLVIIGGFIGWLGAYLFSYKKWKWAF; translated from the coding sequence ATGAATTTCACTACAAAACTTAAAACGTACCTCGTTAGCCATCTTCGATTCAACAAAACTGATAACCAATGGCATACTCAACTATTTTATGCACTCAGCCTGAGTTTACCTTTCGTCATTGGCATCTATTTTCAGCAACTCCAGGTGGCTATTCTGGTCGTGGTGGGCATGCTTACTATATTTCTAAAATCGATGAAGGCGTCATTGCCCGAAAAAATGCGTCAGGTATTTCTGTCGGGGGTTTTATTATCCGCCTTTTTCGGCTTAGGGGTACAGCTTGGCCCTTACAAAGGGGTGCTGTTTCTCATTATTCCACCAGTTATTTATCTCATCTATAAATTAGCGTATTGGGCAAGGTTTAAATCTCCCGGTCAGTTTTTTATTTTTATTGCTTTCATGGTCGGGACCTACTCCCGAATCGATGAAACCAACTATCAGCTGATCTTGATTTCCATTGGGTATATACTGACAGGAACGTTTTTTGCGATGCTCGGCTCGTATATTTACCATTATCTGGCATGCTCAAAAATGACCGAAAAAACCATCTCTGAGCCTATCAATTGGCAATACGTGGGTGCTTTGGCCATCATCGTTCCTGTAGCCTTTTTAGCAGGAGATGGCATCGCCGACATTCGGCCATATTGGGCGCCAATCTCCGCTTTTTCTGTTTTAGAGGGAATGGAATTTTCTCATATTTCACAGCGACTCATGAATCGACTAACCGGAACCTTCATCGGTCTATTAATCAGCCCAGCTATTTTGGAATTAATGACCTCCCCGATTATGGCGATGATCATTTTCTCTTTGTCCGTTTTCTTTCTTGTCTTTTTCTTGTTCCGAAATTATTTGCTGACCATGGTTGTCGCTACGCCCGTCACCCTAATTATTTGCAGTGCCAACCAAACCGTCATAGGGCCTTTAACACAGGAGCTCATGCAGGAGCGACTATTTTTGGTTATCATAGGTGGTTTTATTGGCTGGTTGGGTGCCTATTTGTTTTCCTATAAAAAATGGAAGTGGGCATTTTGA
- a CDS encoding ATP-binding protein yields the protein MSQRQALPIGIQTFEDLRTGGADYLYIDKTAHIHEMTKLTKGYYFLSRPRRFGKSMLCSTMQALFEGKHELFEGLYIHDKWDWSAKFPVVRIDLSATNYKNLEAVETRLWINLNRNAEFHDIELKITDSLGGAFEELILRIYQKFDQKVVILVDEYDKPIQDTLSNDDDLASSSLDVLRGFYSAIKASDQYVRFCFMTGITKFTGVGLFSGANNFKDITLSPKYGTICGFTQQELDTCFGNYFEGIDMEEVKAWYNGYNYLGDAVYNPFDILLFLSENGIYDNYWWDSGQPSFLTKMFEKGAYETYDLENLELSSQELKQFTLSNLNLPSLLWQAGYLTITEEIQEPFGGRSYVLSTPNREVRMTLNMLFLVSLTSVESNRLLKRNEAVRSLFKNDLDGFETSVRAMFAAIPFNNYVQNNIQKYEGYYASVMFSFMAGLGLKCRTEETNSAGRIDMVMESPTHIYVIEFKVNAAKPKDGDRGEALDQIHKKKYYEPYLNDGRKIVLIGMHFSEEKKNLDWFKAEELK from the coding sequence ATGAGCCAAAGACAAGCCTTGCCAATCGGAATACAAACTTTTGAAGACCTTCGAACAGGAGGTGCTGACTATCTATATATAGACAAGACAGCACATATTCACGAAATGACAAAACTTACAAAAGGTTACTATTTCCTTTCCCGCCCTCGTCGTTTTGGTAAGTCGATGCTATGCTCAACCATGCAGGCTCTTTTTGAAGGAAAGCATGAGCTTTTCGAAGGCTTATATATCCATGATAAATGGGATTGGTCGGCGAAATTTCCAGTGGTTCGGATTGATTTGAGTGCAACCAATTACAAGAATTTAGAGGCAGTAGAAACAAGGCTGTGGATTAATTTGAATCGAAATGCTGAATTTCATGATATTGAGCTGAAGATTACAGACAGCCTTGGCGGAGCATTTGAGGAATTAATCTTGAGAATTTATCAAAAGTTTGATCAAAAGGTAGTAATCTTGGTCGATGAGTATGACAAACCTATTCAGGATACATTATCGAATGACGATGACTTAGCTTCAAGCTCTTTGGATGTTCTTCGTGGATTTTATTCAGCCATCAAAGCCTCGGATCAGTATGTCCGTTTTTGCTTCATGACGGGGATCACCAAGTTTACGGGTGTTGGACTATTCAGTGGAGCGAATAACTTCAAGGACATTACCCTTAGTCCAAAATATGGGACAATTTGTGGATTTACCCAGCAGGAATTGGATACCTGTTTTGGCAATTACTTTGAGGGTATCGATATGGAGGAGGTAAAAGCATGGTACAATGGGTATAACTACCTCGGTGATGCTGTTTATAATCCTTTCGATATTTTATTATTCCTCAGTGAGAATGGAATATATGATAATTATTGGTGGGACTCAGGTCAGCCTTCATTTTTGACCAAGATGTTTGAGAAAGGTGCGTATGAAACGTATGATCTGGAAAATTTGGAATTATCTTCCCAGGAATTAAAGCAATTTACACTAAGTAATTTGAATTTACCTTCTTTGCTTTGGCAGGCGGGCTATTTGACGATTACGGAAGAGATTCAGGAGCCTTTTGGTGGGAGAAGCTATGTGCTTTCCACCCCAAATCGTGAAGTTCGAATGACTTTGAATATGCTCTTTTTGGTTAGCCTAACTTCGGTTGAATCCAATCGCCTTTTGAAACGCAATGAAGCTGTTCGGAGCTTATTCAAGAATGATTTAGATGGATTCGAAACCAGTGTCCGTGCGATGTTCGCCGCCATTCCTTTCAATAATTATGTACAAAATAATATCCAGAAGTATGAGGGGTATTACGCTTCGGTCATGTTTAGTTTTATGGCTGGGTTGGGGCTAAAGTGCAGAACGGAAGAAACCAATTCAGCAGGTCGGATCGATATGGTGATGGAAAGCCCAACGCATATTTATGTGATCGAATTCAAAGTCAATGCAGCGAAGCCGAAAGATGGCGACAGAGGTGAAGCTTTGGATCAGATTCATAAGAAAAAATACTACGAACCGTACTTGAATGATGGCCGGAAGATCGTGTTGATCGGGATGCACTTTAGCGAGGAGAAAAAGAATTTGGATTGGTTTAAGGCGGAGGAGTTGAAGTGA
- a CDS encoding T9SS type A sorting domain-containing protein translates to MRIKFYFLKVALACMLVPFFHAQLWAQHWELLHPGGGGQVQGLYFDPNTEGKVFFNSDMEGLSISQDNGLSWRPAGVHEHHHLMQFVTVVEEGNPQRIYNGGLFGLEISDDGGLTWQYQTFFDPWDADNDGVKGPVAAIAIAPDDPQVIYAGNGWMNKWASVLKEANTHPTTGAGAMAFSVDHGKSWALTYYDTGVIEKNTYDISVDPVTKAIYLSAEAGIYKGIRTGSNFSWEKLPAPTGTGRSRGVTVSPNGQYVYAVYETSVAGQYKLYGRSTEVVAWADLSAALAVETDWWRPRIDPRDTGNTHHLLLGCRVSSDHNGLWETVISWEQQTPTIVEQQKIFNKVSGTEWDYDYGWKETSPKAGHYGYTPASWERAIWVTSDEGFYTWNTQGNFLTDWQPRWTEKQSNGRYNNRGIASTFNWSMAGIGQFIAQGQADNGFVYSSDNGATWKRIHLPGGVNDCGAMAVIPFEESPVVITGGVSNYGGGFSYSIGKVHGAKINPQTHDLRSGMKLIGGNSPGLNGLTQNNGNGPRIYAIDYDKADYNKVYLATEKGIFKHSDIVGLIDGTSTADWQQVAGQSNSVNEVFVDPQNSDCLYALQSNGLWRIEQLEAAAPVWTKINDISNVGMGAKAELTVWADQSLTYLCIGDQNGNLYLSSDQGSSWHSVLNSTQIKQVRPTNKEEWYVAGDGVSIGAIAGFGQQIFVTITGERRHGYAALRGRIDGGEVSWEDFSGEGENRLKYPRARKATVFESDGVPYFYIASSGMGLWRKPVDAPADPPVVLPPTSNTSFRFLRMTARAGTASVKIHQLRWHAKGAGFPTTYLTNNDQVWATVAPDLAWRAYDGKSPTWDIINQYPASITLDLGNGTAITPDSLTVNVNSVSNAITDLICEGSNDLNQWTVLYDRSDISVEDYEQKVFTARFEPLTIAVTGLEVTGAVTSLTEGEQATLQYEVAPVDASNKQVHFSSSQPDIISVNSVGVLSAQNAGSAVITLKTDDGGFEQQLTVEVLPLLVPFRYLKMEIRDDIDDLPVTLQELEWLVESAAYPSPKLTVNDQDRATAVTAGSWKMFDGKNTDWAVGTDFPVAVTVDLGEGNEIHPNGIRIQSNASRRGVSSFVCYGSNDQQQWTTLYATDQAVIANYIARVGTFYFDRENTRVLHTDFPAEEWTCFPNPNDGLLYFEGLNPEVGHEIHIYDAAGRLILKQSIEFDQGDGRCDIHTLPTGIYMVYLPAQQSFRRLIRR, encoded by the coding sequence ATGAGGATTAAGTTTTACTTTCTCAAAGTTGCGCTGGCATGTATGCTGGTGCCATTTTTTCACGCTCAGCTTTGGGCACAACACTGGGAGTTATTGCATCCTGGAGGAGGGGGACAGGTACAGGGCCTATATTTTGACCCCAATACGGAAGGCAAGGTGTTTTTTAACTCCGATATGGAAGGCCTCAGTATTTCGCAGGACAATGGCCTTAGTTGGCGCCCTGCAGGTGTACACGAACATCACCACCTGATGCAGTTTGTTACCGTAGTGGAAGAAGGCAATCCGCAGCGGATTTATAATGGCGGACTTTTCGGGCTGGAAATTTCTGACGACGGTGGGCTTACATGGCAATATCAGACATTTTTTGATCCGTGGGATGCGGACAACGATGGGGTGAAAGGGCCCGTGGCAGCTATTGCAATTGCACCCGACGACCCCCAGGTGATCTATGCGGGGAATGGCTGGATGAACAAATGGGCATCAGTGCTCAAGGAAGCCAACACACACCCGACCACCGGAGCAGGAGCAATGGCTTTTTCTGTGGATCACGGAAAATCGTGGGCACTCACCTATTATGATACAGGAGTGATTGAGAAAAACACTTATGATATTTCTGTTGACCCCGTTACAAAGGCGATATATCTTTCCGCAGAAGCAGGAATATATAAAGGCATCAGAACCGGCAGTAATTTCAGCTGGGAAAAGTTACCTGCGCCTACGGGTACAGGGCGTTCCCGCGGTGTTACCGTCAGTCCGAATGGGCAGTACGTTTATGCAGTTTATGAAACGTCGGTGGCGGGTCAGTATAAATTGTATGGCAGGAGCACAGAAGTGGTAGCATGGGCAGACCTGTCTGCGGCTTTGGCCGTGGAAACAGATTGGTGGCGACCGAGGATTGACCCTCGCGATACGGGCAATACCCATCATTTGCTGTTGGGCTGTCGGGTATCCTCGGATCATAATGGTTTGTGGGAAACGGTCATCAGCTGGGAACAACAAACCCCCACCATTGTTGAGCAACAAAAAATCTTCAATAAGGTGAGTGGTACGGAGTGGGACTACGATTATGGCTGGAAAGAAACCTCGCCAAAGGCAGGTCATTATGGTTATACTCCTGCAAGTTGGGAGCGAGCGATATGGGTAACGAGTGATGAAGGCTTTTACACCTGGAATACGCAAGGAAACTTTTTAACGGATTGGCAGCCTCGCTGGACAGAAAAACAATCCAATGGGCGATATAACAACCGCGGAATTGCCTCTACCTTCAATTGGTCGATGGCTGGTATTGGTCAGTTTATAGCGCAGGGGCAGGCAGACAATGGTTTTGTGTACAGCAGTGATAACGGGGCGACCTGGAAACGCATTCACTTGCCTGGTGGAGTAAATGATTGTGGGGCAATGGCCGTAATTCCATTCGAGGAATCGCCGGTAGTTATCACGGGTGGCGTGAGTAATTACGGTGGCGGATTTAGTTATTCCATTGGTAAGGTACATGGGGCTAAAATCAATCCGCAGACCCACGACCTGCGCAGCGGGATGAAATTAATCGGAGGAAATTCGCCGGGTTTAAATGGTCTGACGCAAAACAACGGAAATGGTCCGCGTATTTATGCGATTGATTATGATAAAGCAGACTACAACAAAGTCTATCTCGCCACAGAAAAAGGTATTTTTAAACATTCCGATATTGTGGGGCTTATCGATGGTACTTCAACAGCCGATTGGCAGCAGGTGGCAGGGCAGTCTAATTCAGTCAATGAAGTATTCGTTGATCCGCAGAACAGCGATTGTTTGTATGCATTACAAAGTAATGGTCTGTGGCGAATTGAACAACTCGAAGCAGCGGCGCCCGTGTGGACCAAGATTAATGATATTTCCAATGTTGGTATGGGTGCCAAAGCAGAACTAACAGTATGGGCAGATCAAAGCCTTACTTACCTTTGTATAGGAGATCAAAATGGCAACCTGTACCTGTCTTCTGATCAGGGGAGCAGTTGGCATTCCGTTTTAAACAGCACACAAATCAAGCAAGTTCGCCCGACCAACAAAGAGGAATGGTATGTGGCAGGAGATGGTGTTTCAATTGGTGCAATTGCGGGCTTTGGCCAACAGATTTTTGTGACCATCACTGGCGAACGCCGGCATGGCTATGCAGCGCTTCGTGGCCGAATTGATGGTGGGGAAGTAAGCTGGGAGGATTTTTCCGGCGAGGGAGAAAACCGATTAAAATACCCTCGTGCAAGAAAGGCGACTGTTTTTGAGAGCGATGGCGTGCCTTACTTTTATATCGCCTCCTCGGGGATGGGCTTATGGCGTAAACCTGTTGATGCACCTGCGGATCCACCTGTGGTCCTTCCGCCGACAAGCAATACATCGTTTCGTTTTTTAAGAATGACGGCCAGGGCGGGAACCGCTTCAGTGAAAATCCATCAACTGAGATGGCATGCCAAAGGTGCGGGTTTTCCGACTACTTACCTGACCAATAATGATCAGGTATGGGCAACCGTTGCGCCGGACCTTGCCTGGCGTGCTTATGACGGCAAATCCCCAACCTGGGATATTATCAATCAGTACCCGGCAAGTATTACCCTCGATTTGGGCAACGGCACGGCCATTACACCAGACAGCCTGACGGTGAACGTAAATTCCGTTTCCAATGCAATTACCGATTTGATCTGTGAAGGTTCCAATGATTTAAACCAATGGACCGTCTTGTATGACCGCAGCGATATTAGTGTGGAAGATTATGAACAAAAAGTTTTTACAGCACGCTTTGAGCCTCTGACTATTGCAGTAACGGGCCTTGAGGTTACAGGGGCCGTGACTTCCCTTACTGAAGGCGAACAGGCGACATTGCAATATGAGGTGGCGCCAGTTGATGCCTCCAATAAGCAGGTGCATTTCAGCAGCAGTCAGCCCGATATCATCAGTGTTAATTCCGTGGGCGTTTTGTCGGCTCAGAACGCAGGCTCAGCCGTCATCACGCTAAAAACGGATGATGGGGGATTTGAGCAACAGCTGACCGTCGAAGTTTTACCGCTTTTGGTTCCTTTCAGGTATTTGAAGATGGAAATCAGGGATGATATTGATGATTTGCCCGTAACCCTTCAGGAGTTGGAATGGCTGGTGGAATCTGCGGCCTATCCCTCGCCAAAACTGACGGTCAATGATCAGGACAGAGCCACCGCTGTTACGGCCGGCAGCTGGAAGATGTTCGATGGAAAAAATACCGATTGGGCTGTGGGCACCGACTTTCCTGTAGCCGTTACTGTGGATCTCGGCGAAGGCAATGAAATTCACCCCAATGGAATTCGTATTCAATCCAACGCCTCCCGTCGAGGAGTCAGCAGCTTTGTCTGTTATGGATCTAATGATCAGCAGCAATGGACGACATTATATGCGACCGATCAGGCCGTGATTGCCAATTATATTGCAAGGGTGGGGACTTTCTATTTCGATCGGGAAAATACGCGGGTGCTCCATACCGATTTCCCAGCCGAAGAATGGACATGTTTCCCCAATCCTAACGATGGGCTTTTGTATTTTGAAGGGTTGAATCCTGAAGTAGGGCATGAAATCCACATTTATGATGCTGCAGGAAGGTTAATCTTAAAGCAGTCCATTGAATTTGATCAGGGCGATGGTCGCTGTGATATTCATACTTTACCCACAGGTATTTATATGGTCTATTTGCCTGCACAACAATCTTTCAGACGCCTGATCAGAAGGTAG
- a CDS encoding GntR family transcriptional regulator, whose protein sequence is MAKTKQPLYIKVLTYLTELIEQEYRAGQLIPTQTAIAKATDTSLITVKRAISHLVNEGILETIAGKGTFVKEKPLMDNHVGVSSWTDSISSIGKKPETLLVEVEKTKPSAKVANLLRIKSRGYTISVNRVRGIDGKAICLMHNELPFDLVPDLKAENLNQESLYQWIQQKYGHVPAIAEEEVYARAATEEERSLFELKTDIVLVIKRVSYLLDKRPFEYSKIIAPATEYRYKSKQINPSVAELDFA, encoded by the coding sequence ATGGCAAAGACGAAACAACCCTTATATATTAAAGTGCTCACTTACCTTACCGAACTGATAGAACAGGAGTATCGGGCAGGGCAGCTAATTCCCACGCAAACGGCAATTGCCAAAGCTACGGATACCAGCCTGATTACGGTGAAGCGGGCCATTTCACATTTGGTGAATGAGGGGATTTTGGAAACAATCGCCGGTAAGGGAACTTTCGTGAAAGAAAAGCCATTGATGGATAACCACGTTGGGGTTTCAAGCTGGACCGACAGTATTTCCTCCATAGGGAAAAAGCCAGAAACCCTATTGGTGGAAGTGGAGAAAACCAAACCCAGCGCTAAGGTGGCCAATCTTTTGAGGATTAAATCAAGAGGTTACACAATTAGCGTAAACCGTGTAAGGGGAATTGATGGTAAAGCCATTTGCTTAATGCATAATGAGCTGCCCTTCGATTTAGTTCCTGACCTTAAAGCTGAAAACCTGAATCAGGAATCTTTATACCAATGGATTCAGCAAAAATACGGACATGTGCCTGCAATCGCAGAAGAAGAAGTTTATGCACGTGCCGCAACCGAAGAAGAGCGGTCACTTTTTGAATTGAAAACCGACATTGTTTTAGTCATCAAGCGGGTATCTTATCTGTTAGATAAAAGACCTTTCGAATACTCGAAAATCATTGCGCCCGCAACTGAATATAGATATAAATCAAAACAAATCAACCCTTCTGTAGCCGAACTGGATTTCGCATAA
- a CDS encoding sugar isomerase domain-containing protein — protein sequence MSQKSEQVALTFPMQLDKIKNGLLAQQEKLQAVAGKFADAIMDGGVVYVYANGHSRISVEEVCIRMGALTGFHGILQTGLTSFTDVVGVNGIRVNQGIERYEGIAENILKEYEVGPKDVMLVITATGTTPAAVDMALTFNKRYPNNPLIAIASEVQSKGAKPKHSTGMNLSDVTDQAENAIFIDNSMPYGDLSVTVDGDLDQYQVCPLSSIGALSVIQSLNEMTIRTLDQRGYHHHVLRNMHINNTADNYDEWTADQRKRYARAMYNPEAVKPVEEALTPAGHEK from the coding sequence ATGAGTCAAAAATCCGAACAAGTAGCACTGACCTTTCCAATGCAATTGGACAAGATCAAAAACGGTTTGTTAGCACAACAGGAAAAATTGCAGGCCGTTGCAGGCAAGTTTGCTGATGCCATTATGGATGGTGGTGTGGTGTATGTGTATGCCAATGGCCACTCGCGTATTTCTGTCGAAGAAGTGTGTATCCGTATGGGTGCCTTGACTGGTTTTCACGGTATTTTGCAGACAGGATTGACTTCTTTCACCGACGTTGTTGGGGTGAACGGTATCCGTGTTAATCAAGGTATTGAGCGCTACGAAGGTATTGCCGAAAATATTCTGAAAGAATATGAAGTAGGACCAAAAGACGTGATGTTGGTAATCACCGCTACGGGAACAACCCCTGCAGCAGTGGATATGGCCTTGACTTTCAATAAAAGATATCCTAACAATCCATTGATTGCCATTGCCTCTGAGGTTCAGTCCAAAGGTGCCAAGCCTAAGCACAGCACGGGCATGAATTTGAGTGATGTAACAGATCAGGCAGAAAACGCTATCTTCATTGACAACTCGATGCCTTATGGTGATTTGTCGGTTACCGTAGATGGCGATTTGGATCAGTATCAGGTATGTCCACTTTCATCTATCGGGGCATTATCGGTCATTCAGTCTTTGAACGAAATGACGATCCGTACTTTGGATCAGCGTGGATATCACCACCATGTGTTGCGTAACATGCACATCAATAATACCGCTGATAACTACGATGAGTGGACTGCAGACCAACGCAAACGATATGCACGCGCCATGTATAACCCTGAGGCAGTGAAGCCAGTAGAAGAAGCATTAACTCCAGCGGGGCATGAAAAATAA